Proteins found in one Amycolatopsis umgeniensis genomic segment:
- a CDS encoding flavin-containing monooxygenase, with protein sequence MNAQYDAVVVGAGFGGMGAAIQLNRLGYDNLLILERESDLGGTWHVNRYPGLAVDIPSATYSYSFEPNPHWSRLFAPGAELKRYAEHVADKYRLRRYMRFGTVVTGAVWDEANAHWTVSRADAEPVTAKYLLTATGFLSQPKKPDIAGIETFGGKVIHTTAWDDGYDLAGKRVAVIGTGATAVQLIPEIAKVARELSVYQRTPIWVSPKLDFPVPKAVRRAFAAVPLTQRVARLTGTALLELMMVSGVLHYKQLPIANRLGKLWCQAHLRRQVRDPGLRAELTPRYSFGCKRPTFSNEYYPSFTKDHVHLETKSIAKIDETGIETADGGRRDIDVLVLATGFDLWEANFPAVEIIGRGGRDLGKWWRENRFQAYEGVAIPKFPNFISLNSPYSYSGLSYFTTIETQMRHMDRLFGAMRRRGATEFEVTQQANDAFLDRMTERLGDSIFTLGNCAPANSYYFNPHGEATLLRPSSTLNAIKEAGSFPIEDYTFA encoded by the coding sequence ATGAACGCGCAGTACGACGCCGTCGTCGTCGGGGCCGGTTTCGGCGGGATGGGCGCGGCGATCCAGCTCAACCGGCTCGGCTACGACAATCTGCTCATCCTCGAACGCGAGTCCGACCTCGGCGGCACCTGGCACGTGAACCGCTACCCGGGGCTGGCCGTCGACATCCCTTCCGCCACCTACTCGTACTCGTTCGAGCCGAACCCGCACTGGTCGCGCCTTTTCGCGCCGGGCGCGGAACTCAAGCGGTACGCCGAACACGTCGCGGACAAGTACCGGCTGCGGCGCTACATGCGCTTCGGCACTGTTGTCACCGGCGCGGTCTGGGACGAGGCGAACGCGCACTGGACGGTCTCGCGCGCCGACGCCGAGCCGGTCACCGCCAAGTACCTCCTCACCGCGACCGGATTCCTTTCCCAGCCCAAGAAACCCGACATCGCCGGGATCGAGACCTTCGGCGGCAAGGTCATCCACACCACCGCCTGGGACGACGGCTACGACCTCGCGGGCAAACGCGTGGCGGTGATCGGCACCGGCGCGACAGCCGTCCAGCTGATCCCCGAGATCGCGAAGGTCGCACGGGAACTCAGCGTGTACCAGCGGACCCCGATCTGGGTGAGCCCCAAACTGGACTTCCCGGTGCCCAAGGCGGTCCGGCGCGCTTTCGCGGCTGTCCCGCTCACCCAGCGCGTCGCCCGGCTGACCGGGACGGCCCTGCTGGAACTGATGATGGTCTCCGGTGTCCTGCACTACAAGCAGCTGCCGATCGCGAACCGGCTCGGCAAGCTGTGGTGCCAGGCGCATCTCCGCCGTCAGGTGCGGGATCCGGGACTGCGCGCGGAACTGACGCCGCGCTATTCGTTCGGCTGCAAGCGCCCGACGTTCTCCAACGAGTACTACCCGTCCTTCACCAAGGACCACGTGCACCTGGAGACGAAGTCCATCGCGAAGATCGACGAGACCGGCATCGAGACCGCCGACGGCGGGCGGAGGGACATCGACGTCCTGGTGCTGGCGACCGGCTTCGACCTGTGGGAGGCGAACTTCCCGGCGGTCGAGATCATCGGCCGCGGCGGCCGTGACCTCGGGAAGTGGTGGCGGGAGAACCGGTTCCAGGCCTACGAGGGCGTCGCGATCCCCAAGTTCCCCAACTTCATCTCGCTCAACAGCCCGTATTCCTACTCCGGACTGTCCTACTTCACCACCATCGAGACGCAGATGCGGCATATGGACCGGCTTTTCGGCGCGATGCGGCGGCGCGGCGCGACCGAGTTCGAGGTCACGCAGCAGGCCAACGACGCTTTCCTCGACCGGATGACCGAACGCCTCGGCGACTCGATCTTCACGCTCGGGAACTGCGCTCCGGCGAACAGCTACTACTTCAACCCGCACGGGGAGGCGACGTTGCTCCGGCCGTCCTCCACCTTGAACGCGATCAAGGAGGCGGGGAGTTTTCCGATCGAGGACTACACCTTCGCGTAG
- a CDS encoding SDR family oxidoreductase — protein MSKYPDLDLDGAHVAITGAGQGIGRATAERMAALGARVSIGDLDLEAAKRTAADIGGTAHLLDVADQVSFAAFLRDAEQANGPLAVLVNNAGIMPNGGFLDLSDALNRATMEVNVFGVVHGMRLALPGMLERGRGHVVNVASLAGKFPVKGLAIYNASKFAVVGLTAATRLEYAPHGVSVSAVLPSAVDTALASGLDMRPIPKVKPGRIADAVVDSVRTRAAEIAVPGYVGALASLAAITPEPALNAFRRLMRDDRALRPDSPERDGYRARLHQDTHREENA, from the coding sequence ATGAGCAAGTATCCGGACCTCGACCTCGATGGGGCGCATGTGGCGATCACCGGCGCGGGGCAGGGCATCGGCCGCGCGACCGCGGAACGGATGGCCGCTCTCGGCGCGCGCGTGTCCATCGGCGACCTCGACCTCGAAGCCGCGAAACGCACCGCCGCCGACATCGGCGGGACGGCGCACCTTCTCGACGTCGCCGACCAGGTCTCCTTCGCCGCCTTCCTCCGGGACGCCGAACAGGCGAACGGGCCGCTCGCGGTACTCGTCAACAACGCCGGGATCATGCCGAACGGCGGTTTCCTCGATCTCTCCGACGCGCTGAACCGGGCGACCATGGAGGTCAACGTCTTCGGCGTCGTCCACGGTATGCGGCTGGCCCTGCCCGGAATGCTGGAGCGAGGCAGGGGACATGTCGTCAACGTCGCTTCGCTGGCCGGGAAATTCCCCGTCAAGGGACTGGCGATCTACAACGCCAGCAAGTTCGCCGTCGTCGGGCTGACAGCGGCGACCCGGCTGGAGTACGCGCCGCACGGGGTGAGCGTCTCCGCCGTGCTGCCTTCGGCTGTCGACACGGCGCTCGCGTCGGGGCTCGACATGCGGCCGATCCCGAAGGTGAAACCGGGCCGGATCGCCGACGCCGTCGTGGATTCCGTCCGCACCAGGGCCGCGGAGATCGCCGTGCCCGGCTACGTCGGCGCGCTCGCGTCCCTCGCCGCCATCACACCGGAACCGGCGCTCAACGCCTTCCGCCGCCTGATGCGGGACGACCGGGCCCTGCGCCCCGATTCACCGGAGCGGGACGGCTACCGCGCCCGCCTCCACCAGGACACCCACCGGGAGGAAAACGCATGA
- a CDS encoding patatin-like phospholipase family protein: MTRHSARALVLGCGGTSGFAWTAAVLEALHTRTGWDPREADVLIGTSAGAEAVAMLGAGIPAKAILGALAGAPDGDPVVAAHVSRVPNRFPPVPFPRWPAAKLVRAALQRDVDTLAGLAGLLPLGRGDAGWLRELGDALAPGGWVPHPATWLVATDPAGGRVALGAEDAPPARLGEAIAASWAIPGWFPPSVVDGRPLLDGGTVSPTSADLLLGHDVGEVVLIAPMSSEGGAPARGPARLERLLRTAMTRRVDDEARRLRAAGVRVVRIEPGPADLAAMGANFMDGRRREHVLATASRTAPGLVADAFAREGVRA, from the coding sequence ATGACACGTCATTCCGCAAGAGCGCTGGTGCTCGGCTGCGGCGGGACCTCGGGCTTCGCCTGGACCGCGGCGGTCCTCGAAGCGCTGCACACCCGGACAGGCTGGGACCCGCGCGAGGCGGACGTCCTGATCGGGACCTCGGCCGGTGCCGAGGCGGTGGCCATGCTCGGGGCGGGCATCCCGGCGAAGGCGATCCTCGGCGCGCTGGCCGGGGCGCCGGACGGCGATCCCGTGGTGGCCGCCCACGTCAGCCGGGTGCCGAACCGGTTCCCGCCGGTACCGTTCCCGCGGTGGCCCGCGGCCAAGCTGGTCCGGGCCGCGCTGCAGCGGGACGTCGACACGCTCGCCGGTCTCGCGGGGCTCCTGCCCCTGGGCAGGGGAGACGCCGGTTGGCTCCGCGAACTCGGGGACGCGCTGGCGCCCGGCGGCTGGGTGCCGCATCCCGCGACCTGGCTGGTGGCCACGGATCCGGCGGGCGGGCGGGTCGCTCTCGGCGCCGAAGACGCGCCACCCGCCCGGCTCGGCGAGGCGATCGCCGCGTCCTGGGCGATCCCTGGCTGGTTCCCACCGTCCGTTGTGGACGGACGACCGCTGCTCGACGGCGGGACGGTTTCGCCGACCTCGGCCGATCTCCTGCTGGGGCATGACGTCGGCGAGGTCGTGCTGATCGCGCCGATGAGCAGTGAAGGCGGTGCTCCGGCCCGCGGTCCGGCCCGGCTGGAACGCCTGCTGCGGACAGCGATGACCAGACGCGTCGACGACGAGGCGCGGAGGCTGCGCGCGGCGGGAGTCCGAGTGGTCCGGATCGAACCAGGACCGGCCGATCTCGCCGCCATGGGCGCCAACTTCATGGACGGACGGCGCCGGGAGCACGTGCTCGCCACGGCGTCGAGGACGGCGCCAGGCCTGGTCGCCGACGCCTTCGCACGAGAGGGAGTGCGCGCATGA
- a CDS encoding TetR/AcrR family transcriptional regulator, with amino-acid sequence MTTETPVSRAARKKQELRREIVETAFDCFAERGYHATGIADIAARLGIGHGTFYRYFQNKRDIVDHVITDLVEKVVASLAADNAPDAVSSLGEYRKQSARIGDALAQIFGSDPRMARFLLLEAAGIDAEMRERVLDFYETAADLTAGYLHHGVHLGYLHEDLDVDATARAINGMILASVLSGLRDPSPEGQAAMSRAVRRVMYDGIATRR; translated from the coding sequence ATGACGACGGAGACCCCGGTCAGCAGGGCCGCACGGAAGAAGCAGGAACTACGGCGCGAGATCGTGGAGACCGCGTTCGACTGTTTCGCCGAACGCGGCTACCACGCGACCGGTATCGCCGACATCGCCGCGCGGCTCGGCATCGGGCACGGCACCTTCTACCGGTACTTCCAGAACAAACGGGACATCGTCGACCACGTGATCACGGATCTGGTCGAGAAGGTGGTCGCCTCGCTGGCGGCGGACAACGCCCCGGACGCGGTCAGCAGCCTGGGCGAATACCGCAAACAGAGCGCGAGGATCGGCGACGCGCTCGCGCAGATCTTCGGGAGTGACCCGCGGATGGCCCGGTTCCTCCTGCTCGAGGCCGCGGGTATCGACGCCGAGATGCGGGAGCGGGTGCTGGACTTCTACGAGACCGCCGCGGACCTGACCGCGGGCTACCTCCACCACGGCGTCCACCTGGGCTATCTGCACGAGGACCTGGACGTCGACGCCACCGCGCGGGCGATCAACGGGATGATCCTCGCGTCGGTTCTCTCCGGGCTGCGCGACCCGTCCCCGGAGGGGCAGGCGGCGATGAGCCGGGCCGTCCGACGGGTCATGTACGACGGGATCGCGACACGTCGGTGA
- a CDS encoding helix-turn-helix domain-containing protein — MHEPTVTEFATTDPEQARALIAEAYRDNRLRVRGAVANYRFEHKRCDVGDVQFDLLHNTLTTEVVIQPLGRLVLLRVLGGEVQVEDATGDRRLATGDVFVAAHPGQGYRTGMHGTRLQITSIDLSLFSGIDPAQDGGAIDRLCYEPVGQVKARRWRRTVEYVNGLFSEPDVEHNPLVLGAAGRLMAAMALETFTAGAGDPRPEDRGDAMPDTVRRGIAFLESNPDLDLGVADIARACRVSVRALQLAFRRHLDTTPMAYLRRVRLDRARAELRDAEPGAGATVTGLAAKWGFLDGSRFSAQYRAAFGESPSQTLRKN; from the coding sequence GTGCACGAACCGACAGTGACGGAGTTCGCGACCACCGATCCGGAACAGGCGCGTGCCTTGATCGCCGAGGCCTACCGCGACAATCGGTTGCGGGTGCGAGGCGCTGTCGCGAACTACCGTTTCGAGCACAAACGCTGTGACGTGGGAGATGTGCAGTTCGACCTCCTGCACAACACGCTGACCACGGAGGTCGTCATCCAGCCACTGGGCAGGTTGGTGCTGTTACGGGTGCTGGGCGGGGAAGTACAGGTCGAGGACGCCACCGGGGACCGCAGGCTGGCCACCGGTGACGTGTTCGTCGCCGCACATCCCGGCCAGGGCTACCGGACGGGGATGCACGGCACGCGTCTGCAGATCACCAGTATCGACCTGTCGCTGTTTTCCGGGATCGATCCGGCGCAGGACGGCGGGGCGATCGATCGGCTGTGCTACGAGCCGGTGGGTCAGGTGAAGGCGCGGCGATGGCGAAGGACGGTCGAGTACGTCAACGGGCTGTTCTCCGAACCGGACGTGGAGCACAATCCGCTGGTACTCGGCGCGGCGGGACGGCTGATGGCCGCCATGGCGCTGGAGACCTTCACCGCGGGTGCCGGCGACCCCCGGCCCGAGGATCGCGGCGACGCCATGCCGGACACGGTGCGCCGCGGGATCGCTTTCCTGGAGTCGAATCCCGATCTCGACCTCGGCGTCGCCGACATCGCCCGCGCGTGCCGGGTCTCGGTGCGTGCCCTGCAGCTGGCGTTCCGGCGGCATCTGGACACCACCCCCATGGCCTATCTGCGCCGGGTCCGGCTGGATCGGGCGCGGGCGGAACTCCGCGACGCCGAACCCGGAGCAGGCGCGACGGTCACCGGTCTCGCGGCGAAATGGGGTTTCCTGGACGGCAGCCGGTTCAGCGCGCAGTACCGCGCGGCCTTCGGTGAGTCGCCCAGCCAGACCCTGCGGAAGAACTGA
- a CDS encoding HpcH/HpaI aldolase/citrate lyase family protein, with the protein MSDPLASAKTFLFVPGHRPDRFAKAAAGGAGVVILDLEDAVGPDRKETAREHVRAWLEEGHRAVVRLNAAGTPWYQEDVASVGRALAVMLPKAEDPAEIDALAGRLPGMPILPLVETAAGIVGAVAICGADAVVRPAFGSVDLAAQLGVDDRSHEALRYARSALVVAAAAAGKAAPIDGVTTALDDEAALIADLDHAKTLGFTGKLCVHPRQVAVANRGLAPSESEIAWAREVVAPSGDGSVAVVDGRMVDRPVELRARAILDSAGEPYRPA; encoded by the coding sequence ATGAGCGATCCCCTCGCCTCAGCGAAAACGTTCCTCTTCGTCCCTGGTCACCGGCCGGACCGGTTCGCCAAGGCCGCGGCCGGCGGTGCCGGCGTCGTGATCCTCGATCTGGAAGACGCCGTCGGGCCCGATCGGAAAGAGACCGCGCGCGAGCACGTCCGGGCGTGGCTGGAGGAAGGCCACCGGGCCGTCGTCCGGCTCAACGCCGCGGGAACCCCTTGGTACCAAGAGGATGTCGCGAGTGTCGGCCGCGCTCTCGCGGTGATGCTGCCCAAGGCCGAAGATCCCGCCGAGATCGACGCCCTCGCCGGACGGCTGCCCGGTATGCCGATTCTCCCGCTGGTGGAGACGGCGGCGGGGATCGTCGGCGCGGTGGCGATCTGCGGCGCGGACGCGGTGGTACGGCCCGCTTTCGGCAGCGTCGACCTGGCCGCGCAGCTCGGTGTGGACGATCGGTCGCACGAGGCGTTGCGGTACGCGCGATCCGCGCTCGTCGTCGCCGCCGCGGCCGCGGGAAAGGCGGCTCCGATCGACGGTGTCACCACGGCACTCGACGACGAGGCCGCGCTCATCGCGGATCTCGATCACGCCAAGACCTTGGGTTTCACCGGAAAACTGTGCGTGCATCCCCGTCAGGTGGCCGTCGCGAATCGCGGACTCGCCCCGTCGGAGAGCGAAATCGCCTGGGCGAGGGAGGTGGTCGCGCCGTCGGGCGACGGCTCGGTGGCCGTGGTGGACGGACGGATGGTGGACCGGCCGGTCGAACTGCGCGCCAGGGCGATCCTCGACAGCGCGGGTGAGCCATACCGACCAGCTTGA
- a CDS encoding FAS1-like dehydratase domain-containing protein, producing MKEVLQPGPAEALSSLLDVEMPDLERDGLPLLWHWFYLLDRPAQADLGPDGHPVRATIPAPPEPGRRRMWAGGRVRTLGPLLCGLPATRRTEVLSVQEKQGRTGRLTFVVTRHEIVQDGRVVVDEEQDLVYRDAASRPAEPATEEPEVPVAEGEWAIDVSPTLLFRFSALTYNAHRIHYDRDYVRDVEGYPGLLTHGPLQALAMAEAARRRGSGGELAFDYRLVSPLFDHQGMVVRAEAGADGTVTAVRDRHGRRTATGTVRSLVR from the coding sequence GTGAAAGAGGTTCTGCAGCCCGGCCCGGCGGAGGCGCTGAGCTCACTGCTCGACGTCGAGATGCCGGACCTGGAGCGCGACGGCCTGCCGTTGCTGTGGCATTGGTTCTATCTGCTGGACCGGCCCGCGCAGGCCGATCTGGGGCCGGACGGACATCCGGTCCGCGCCACGATCCCCGCGCCGCCCGAGCCGGGACGCCGCCGGATGTGGGCGGGCGGACGGGTGAGGACGCTCGGGCCGCTCCTATGCGGACTGCCCGCGACCCGGCGTACGGAAGTGCTTTCCGTACAGGAGAAACAAGGTCGCACCGGGCGGCTGACCTTCGTCGTGACCCGACACGAGATCGTCCAGGACGGCCGGGTCGTGGTCGACGAGGAGCAGGATCTCGTCTATCGCGACGCCGCTTCCAGGCCCGCCGAGCCGGCCACCGAGGAGCCGGAGGTGCCGGTGGCCGAGGGGGAATGGGCGATCGACGTCTCGCCGACGCTGCTGTTCCGCTTCTCGGCGTTGACCTACAACGCCCACCGCATCCACTACGACCGCGACTACGTCCGGGATGTCGAGGGCTATCCGGGGCTGCTCACCCACGGGCCGTTGCAGGCGCTCGCGATGGCCGAGGCCGCGCGGCGGCGGGGGAGCGGTGGGGAGCTGGCCTTCGACTATCGCCTCGTCTCGCCGTTGTTCGACCACCAGGGCATGGTCGTCCGGGCCGAAGCCGGAGCGGACGGGACCGTCACCGCCGTGCGTGATCGCCACGGACGGCGGACCGCGACCGGAACGGTACGGAGCCTCGTCCGATGA
- a CDS encoding CaiB/BaiF CoA transferase family protein — protein sequence MRHPLEGITVVALEQAVAAPFASRQLADLGARVIKIERRGVGDFARDYDRTVHGQSSYFVWLNRGKESVELDIKDPADRALLGAMIGRADVFVQNLVPGAVERLGLDAATLRAERPELIHCSISGYGPEGPYRTKKAYDLLVQCETGLVMSTGTPETPAKAGISIADIATGMYAYTGILTALYDRERTGEGASLHVAMIDSLGEWMSQPAYFSRYGQEPPRRTAASHPSISPYGPYETGDDRVFLSVQSEREWVVLCQDVLGREELVDDPRFRTNDDRVRNDDELTAILEGTFQGSTADEVGELLERAGIANARLRTPEQFTRHPQLTARNRWRKVDTPAGALEALLPPVEVAGREPVMGPVPALGAHNEAIRAEFGPGEEVRG from the coding sequence ATGCGCCACCCACTCGAGGGAATCACCGTCGTCGCGCTGGAGCAGGCCGTCGCCGCGCCGTTCGCCTCGCGCCAGCTCGCCGACCTCGGCGCGCGGGTCATCAAGATCGAACGTCGCGGCGTCGGCGACTTCGCCCGCGACTACGACCGGACCGTGCACGGGCAGTCGAGCTACTTCGTCTGGCTCAACCGGGGCAAGGAAAGCGTCGAACTCGACATCAAGGATCCGGCCGACCGGGCCCTGCTCGGCGCGATGATCGGCCGGGCGGACGTGTTCGTCCAGAACCTCGTCCCCGGTGCGGTGGAACGGCTCGGTCTCGACGCCGCCACGCTGCGCGCCGAGCGGCCGGAGCTGATCCACTGTTCGATCTCGGGCTACGGTCCCGAAGGTCCATATCGGACGAAGAAGGCCTACGACCTGCTGGTGCAGTGCGAAACCGGGCTCGTGATGTCCACCGGCACCCCGGAGACCCCGGCCAAGGCGGGGATCTCGATCGCCGACATCGCCACCGGGATGTACGCCTACACCGGCATCCTCACCGCGCTTTACGATCGCGAGCGCACCGGAGAGGGCGCGAGCCTGCACGTCGCGATGATCGACTCGCTCGGCGAATGGATGAGCCAGCCCGCCTATTTCTCCCGGTACGGTCAGGAGCCACCGAGGCGTACGGCGGCGTCCCATCCGTCGATCTCGCCGTACGGGCCGTACGAAACCGGTGATGACAGGGTCTTCCTGAGTGTCCAAAGTGAACGGGAGTGGGTCGTGCTCTGCCAGGACGTCCTGGGGCGCGAAGAACTCGTCGACGATCCGCGCTTCCGGACCAACGACGATCGCGTCCGCAACGACGACGAACTCACCGCGATCCTCGAAGGGACCTTCCAAGGTTCGACCGCCGACGAGGTCGGCGAGCTGCTGGAGCGCGCCGGGATCGCCAACGCCCGGTTGCGGACGCCCGAGCAGTTCACCCGGCATCCGCAACTGACCGCGCGGAATCGCTGGCGCAAGGTGGACACCCCGGCCGGTGCGCTGGAGGCGTTGCTCCCGCCTGTCGAGGTGGCGGGCCGGGAACCGGTGATGGGGCCGGTTCCGGCGCTGGGCGCGCACAACGAGGCGATCCGGGCCGAATTCGGTCCGGGCGAGGAGGTTCGAGGGTGA
- a CDS encoding acyl-CoA dehydrogenase family protein: MTEEEAAIVELVAEFVDREVRPVARELDHTDTYPEKLIDQMKAMGVFGLAVPEPWGETLVSAQCYALVTEELARGWMSLAGAMGGHTVVAKLLATYGTQEQKDAYLPKMATGEIRATMALTEPGGGSDLQALRTTARRVGDEYLVNGSKTWITNARRSQLVALLCKTDPAAEPAHQGISVLLVEKGPGFQVSRDLPKLGYKGVESCELSFDDFRAPVTALLGGEEGRGFAQMMRGLEIGRIQVACRALGVGRAALEDSLRYAQERESFGKPIWQHQSIGNYLADMATKLEAARQLVHHAARRHDSGERADLEAGMAKLFASEAAMEIALDAVRIHGGYGYSTEFDVERYFRDAPLMIVGEGTNEIQRGVIARQLIERHRIPS, from the coding sequence ATGACCGAAGAAGAGGCTGCGATCGTCGAGCTGGTGGCGGAGTTCGTGGATCGCGAAGTCCGGCCCGTCGCACGAGAGCTCGACCACACGGACACGTATCCCGAAAAGCTCATCGACCAGATGAAGGCGATGGGCGTCTTCGGGCTGGCCGTACCCGAGCCCTGGGGCGAGACGCTGGTCTCCGCCCAGTGCTACGCGCTGGTGACCGAGGAACTCGCGCGCGGCTGGATGAGCCTCGCCGGCGCGATGGGCGGTCACACCGTGGTCGCGAAACTCCTCGCCACGTACGGCACACAGGAGCAGAAGGACGCCTACCTGCCGAAGATGGCGACAGGCGAGATCCGCGCGACGATGGCCCTCACCGAACCCGGCGGCGGCTCGGACCTGCAGGCCCTCCGCACCACGGCGCGCCGCGTCGGTGACGAGTACCTCGTCAACGGCAGCAAGACCTGGATCACCAACGCGCGCCGGTCGCAGCTGGTCGCGCTGCTGTGCAAGACCGACCCGGCCGCGGAACCGGCGCACCAGGGGATCTCCGTCCTGCTCGTCGAGAAAGGCCCCGGCTTCCAGGTCTCGCGGGATCTGCCCAAGCTCGGGTACAAGGGCGTCGAGAGCTGCGAACTCTCTTTCGACGACTTCCGCGCCCCGGTCACGGCGCTGCTCGGCGGCGAGGAAGGACGCGGCTTCGCCCAGATGATGCGCGGCCTGGAGATCGGCCGGATCCAGGTCGCCTGCCGGGCGCTCGGCGTCGGCCGCGCCGCGTTGGAGGATTCCCTGCGCTACGCCCAGGAACGCGAGAGTTTCGGCAAGCCGATCTGGCAGCACCAGTCGATCGGCAACTATCTTGCGGACATGGCGACCAAGCTCGAAGCCGCACGCCAGCTGGTGCACCACGCGGCGCGGCGCCACGACTCGGGAGAGCGCGCGGATCTGGAGGCGGGGATGGCGAAACTGTTCGCTTCCGAGGCCGCGATGGAGATCGCGCTCGACGCTGTCCGCATCCACGGCGGCTACGGCTACTCGACCGAGTTCGACGTCGAGCGGTACTTCCGCGACGCGCCACTGATGATCGTCGGTGAAGGCACCAACGAGATCCAGCGCGGCGTGATCGCGCGCCAGCTGATCGAACGGCACCGCATCCCGTCCTGA
- a CDS encoding LysR substrate-binding domain-containing protein, producing the protein MDLKQLKALVTIAEVGSVTRAAELLHLVQPAVTRQIRTLEQELGVPLFERTRHGMRPTEAGATLVERARRALTELDRARAELAPTPGVVTGIVTVGLLESAAERLAAPLTTAVLRDHPGIELRLLTAYSGHLQRWIDDGDVDLSLLYNLTSTPSLNVRPLVRERLWAVAPPSAGLDPTRPVPFAEVAAHPLVMPSEGHALRTLIDGAAREAGAEAEVTVQTNSMTLQKRLVLGGHGWTILPGIGIAADVADGTLSAAPVGEPEVWRTVVLGMPRTGRVTPAVDAVARALVQQIHQTVKEGEWPSARLWDDRTGEG; encoded by the coding sequence GTGGACCTCAAGCAGCTCAAGGCGTTGGTGACGATCGCCGAGGTCGGCAGCGTGACCCGCGCGGCCGAACTGCTGCACCTGGTCCAACCCGCGGTCACGCGGCAGATCCGCACCCTGGAGCAGGAACTGGGCGTCCCGTTGTTCGAGCGGACCCGCCACGGGATGCGCCCGACCGAGGCGGGCGCGACGCTCGTCGAACGCGCTCGGCGCGCGCTCACGGAACTCGACAGGGCCAGGGCCGAGCTGGCTCCGACGCCCGGTGTGGTCACCGGGATCGTCACGGTCGGCCTGCTGGAGAGCGCCGCCGAACGGCTCGCCGCGCCCTTGACGACGGCCGTGCTGCGCGACCATCCAGGTATCGAATTGCGGCTGCTCACCGCGTACTCGGGGCATCTCCAGCGATGGATCGACGACGGCGACGTCGACCTGAGCCTGCTCTACAACCTGACCAGCACGCCGTCGCTCAACGTCCGCCCGCTGGTCCGCGAACGGCTCTGGGCGGTCGCTCCCCCGTCTGCCGGGCTGGACCCCACGAGGCCCGTGCCTTTCGCGGAGGTGGCCGCGCATCCCCTCGTCATGCCGTCCGAAGGGCACGCGCTGCGCACCCTCATCGACGGCGCGGCCCGCGAGGCGGGCGCCGAAGCGGAGGTCACCGTGCAGACCAACTCCATGACGCTGCAGAAACGCCTCGTGCTCGGCGGGCACGGCTGGACGATCCTGCCCGGCATCGGTATCGCCGCGGACGTCGCCGACGGCACCCTGAGCGCGGCCCCGGTCGGCGAACCGGAGGTCTGGCGCACGGTCGTTCTCGGGATGCCCAGGACCGGCCGTGTCACACCCGCCGTGGACGCCGTCGCGCGGGCACTGGTCCAGCAGATCCACCAGACCGTGAAGGAGGGCGAATGGCCCTCGGCCCGGCTCTGGGACGACCGAACAGGAGAAGGATGA
- a CDS encoding alpha/beta fold hydrolase, whose amino-acid sequence MTTLPRTGHAVAPDGTRLAYHWHGTGRPLVLLAGQANDHTWWDRTRGDFPSTITMDYRGTGASDAPDIAYSTQGFADDVIAVLDGLGVEEADVYGTSMGGRVAQWVAARYPGRVRRLVLGCTSPGGTHGVERSNDVRLALARRSSAEARETLENLMYTPAWRAAHPGPYRVLGAHGMPPHAVRGHLVASNTHDAWDVLPEIKAPTLVLHGDDDLLAPPANAPLLTERIPDARMHLFAGARHAYFDECRPEASDLVGDFLG is encoded by the coding sequence ATGACCACGCTCCCCCGCACCGGCCACGCCGTCGCGCCGGACGGCACCCGGCTGGCCTACCACTGGCACGGGACGGGCAGGCCGCTCGTGTTGCTGGCCGGGCAGGCGAACGACCACACGTGGTGGGACCGCACGCGCGGGGATTTCCCGAGCACGATCACCATGGACTATCGCGGGACCGGAGCCAGCGACGCACCCGATATCGCTTACTCGACCCAGGGTTTCGCGGACGACGTGATCGCGGTCCTCGACGGACTCGGCGTCGAAGAGGCCGACGTCTACGGCACCTCGATGGGCGGCCGCGTCGCACAGTGGGTCGCCGCGCGGTATCCCGGCCGGGTCCGGCGGCTCGTCCTCGGCTGCACCTCACCGGGTGGCACGCACGGTGTCGAGCGGTCGAACGACGTGCGGCTCGCCCTCGCCCGGCGCTCCTCGGCCGAAGCGCGGGAGACGTTGGAGAACCTGATGTACACACCCGCTTGGCGGGCCGCGCATCCCGGCCCGTACCGGGTGCTGGGCGCTCACGGCATGCCGCCGCACGCGGTCCGCGGGCATCTCGTCGCGAGCAACACCCACGACGCCTGGGACGTGCTTCCGGAGATCAAGGCGCCGACCTTGGTCCTCCACGGCGACGACGACCTGCTCGCGCCGCCGGCGAACGCGCCCCTGCTGACCGAGCGGATTCCCGACGCGCGCATGCATCTCTTCGCCGGAGCGCGGCACGCCTACTTCGACGAATGCCGCCCGGAAGCGAGTGATCTGGTCGGCGACTTCCTGGGTTAG